The following coding sequences lie in one Microcoleus sp. AS-A8 genomic window:
- a CDS encoding helix-turn-helix transcriptional regulator, with protein MGKVEFNVESFYAALDSQRQSKKLSWKQVAEQSGISASTLTRMAQGRRPDVDSLAALLAWSGLKAEFFVQGGQDTQVESDPLAQITAYLRADSHLTPEGAAAIEAIIKAAYEKLRKDS; from the coding sequence ATGGGAAAGGTAGAGTTCAATGTGGAGTCTTTTTATGCGGCACTAGACAGCCAACGGCAGTCCAAGAAATTGTCGTGGAAGCAGGTAGCAGAACAATCCGGGATCAGTGCATCTACGTTGACCCGGATGGCACAAGGGAGAAGACCTGACGTGGATAGCCTCGCAGCATTGCTAGCATGGTCAGGGTTAAAAGCTGAATTTTTCGTTCAGGGCGGTCAAGATACTCAGGTAGAGTCTGATCCGCTTGCTCAGATTACGGCGTACCTACGTGCAGATTCTCACCTCACTCCAGAAGGAGCGGCAGCCATTGAAGCGATCATCAAAGCTGCCTATGAAAAACTTCGTAAGGACAGTTGA
- a CDS encoding ImmA/IrrE family metallo-endopeptidase, with product MMELRRGFKTEANNYAREFREELGLQPHAPLCPWKLSDLLDIPVLSLSEFRNECPTETHYLTEINRECFSAVTVFHGHRRMIVHNDSHHPRRQASNIAHELSHGILQHPPTEPFSEYGCRNFNKEIEEEANWLGPALLISEEAALHIVKTKMGMEQAVDFYGATQEVINMRINVTGAKRRIGWKKPRSKSRRH from the coding sequence ATGATGGAGCTACGCCGTGGATTCAAGACAGAGGCAAACAATTATGCCAGGGAATTTCGAGAGGAGCTGGGACTCCAACCTCATGCTCCTCTCTGCCCCTGGAAGCTCTCAGACCTCTTGGATATTCCTGTCCTTTCGCTATCAGAGTTCAGGAATGAATGTCCAACTGAAACTCATTATCTAACTGAAATTAATCGAGAATGCTTCTCTGCTGTAACTGTTTTTCACGGTCATCGCCGCATGATTGTCCACAATGACTCGCACCATCCTCGACGGCAGGCATCTAACATTGCTCATGAATTGAGTCACGGGATTTTACAGCATCCTCCGACTGAACCCTTTAGTGAGTATGGTTGCCGTAACTTCAACAAAGAAATAGAAGAGGAAGCAAACTGGTTAGGACCAGCTCTCCTTATCTCTGAGGAAGCCGCTCTCCACATCGTCAAGACAAAAATGGGCATGGAACAAGCAGTTGATTTCTACGGTGCGACTCAGGAAGTCATCAACATGCGAATCAATGTAACTGGAGCAAAAAGGCGTATAGGTTGGAAGAAACCTCGCTCCAAAAGTCGTCGGCATTAG
- a CDS encoding ATP-binding protein, giving the protein MSDSSSLIESLLYQNEGTALDFKREQYPFIGATDEQKAELLKDILAFANSWRQSDAYIVIGVEAVQGGKHIPVGTDEHFDDAQLQQFVNCKTNRKVELSYEIYLFEGKKIGVIKIPKQERPTYANKKFGKVDKDVVYYRLGSSTASANPEDIARMGNDTAKSVLVPSMNLQFADYETRQELGDSIKLFSTAYEKPRKPLPDAGQARGSGISGFIAPTSIGEMINSHYWRDKEEYIRLKSLAKPVTLVISNKSRTLAEKVRVEIIGSSLDGITVLSDLPTEPAYRHIDSFSRNVPRIRSIFQQEPRTVVSYHGNQWTLTVSFGNVQPQSRVWADEPFYIGSKQKDRLEMEAIIYADNLPEPQKVKFAIDFEIEKKPTLTIDTLKTLPPFER; this is encoded by the coding sequence ATGTCAGATTCTTCCAGCCTCATCGAAAGCTTGCTTTATCAGAATGAGGGAACTGCACTCGACTTTAAGAGAGAGCAGTATCCCTTCATTGGTGCTACTGATGAGCAAAAGGCAGAACTGCTGAAGGATATCCTTGCCTTTGCAAATTCGTGGCGACAGAGTGACGCTTACATCGTCATTGGCGTTGAGGCAGTTCAAGGTGGTAAGCACATTCCGGTAGGTACTGATGAACATTTCGATGACGCTCAACTTCAGCAGTTTGTGAACTGTAAAACGAATCGAAAGGTAGAGCTTTCTTATGAAATTTACCTTTTTGAAGGGAAAAAGATTGGAGTTATCAAGATTCCCAAGCAGGAGCGCCCGACCTATGCGAATAAGAAATTCGGAAAGGTTGACAAAGATGTTGTTTACTACCGCTTGGGCAGTTCAACAGCGAGCGCTAACCCTGAAGACATTGCCCGTATGGGGAATGATACAGCGAAGAGTGTTTTAGTCCCAAGCATGAATTTACAGTTTGCGGATTATGAAACACGTCAAGAATTGGGCGATTCCATTAAACTTTTTTCGACTGCGTATGAAAAACCGAGAAAACCACTTCCTGATGCAGGGCAAGCACGAGGTAGTGGTATTAGTGGTTTCATAGCTCCGACATCTATAGGAGAAATGATTAACTCCCACTACTGGAGGGATAAAGAGGAATATATTCGACTCAAGAGTTTAGCAAAACCTGTGACGCTGGTAATTTCAAACAAAAGTCGCACTCTTGCTGAAAAAGTGCGGGTTGAAATTATTGGAAGCTCTTTAGATGGCATCACTGTTTTGAGTGATTTGCCTACCGAGCCAGCCTACCGTCACATTGATTCATTTTCACGAAACGTTCCTAGAATTCGTTCTATTTTTCAGCAGGAACCACGGACAGTGGTAAGTTATCACGGCAACCAATGGACACTCACTGTTAGTTTTGGAAATGTCCAGCCACAATCGCGTGTGTGGGCAGACGAACCTTTTTATATTGGTTCCAAGCAGAAAGATCGTCTCGAAATGGAAGCAATCATCTATGCTGATAATCTGCCCGAACCGCAGAAAGTGAAATTCGCTATTGATTTTGAAATAGAAAAGAAACCTACACTTACAATTGATACTCTCAAAACTCTACCACCGTTTGAGAGATGA
- a CDS encoding multiubiquitin domain-containing protein produces the protein MVVNKNFRVQIDDNAYSVADPVITGLQLLDTAGKRPSDEYLIFYLLPGGQLEEIRLDETVDLRQRGVERFITWRSDRSFRLVIDGRRFEWGAPLITGLKLKERAGVDPQTYGVWLEVRGGEDRPIGDAETVDLQAEGVERFFTGKKTTTEG, from the coding sequence ATGGTTGTAAATAAGAATTTCCGAGTCCAGATAGACGATAATGCTTACTCAGTAGCAGATCCGGTTATTACAGGACTCCAACTCCTGGACACGGCAGGGAAGAGACCCTCGGACGAGTACCTGATTTTCTATCTGCTTCCAGGAGGGCAGCTCGAAGAGATTCGACTGGACGAGACGGTTGATCTAAGACAGCGGGGTGTTGAGCGTTTTATCACCTGGCGCAGCGATCGCTCTTTTCGTCTCGTGATTGATGGACGCCGCTTTGAGTGGGGAGCACCGCTCATTACTGGATTGAAGCTTAAGGAACGTGCGGGAGTTGACCCTCAGACTTACGGAGTCTGGCTAGAAGTCAGGGGAGGGGAAGATCGTCCGATAGGGGATGCCGAGACGGTTGACCTTCAGGCGGAAGGCGTTGAGCGCTTTTTCACAGGTAAGAAAACCACGACGGAGGGCTAG
- a CDS encoding DUF6527 family protein, with product MFLRSIVRYILVSLRLIQKPDFVSRTVSSHPAPEEIASGEIVIVGDETYRKWACFRCPGGCGEVILLSLNTSRRPSWKVILDWLKRPTLDPSVRQLNECKCHFWVRKGRVEWCEDSGLSLGISGTDNNTG from the coding sequence ATGTTTCTGCGCTCGATAGTTCGATACATTCTCGTTTCGCTTCGGCTAATTCAAAAGCCCGACTTTGTTAGCCGAACCGTTTCTTCTCATCCCGCTCCTGAAGAAATTGCTTCTGGTGAGATTGTGATTGTAGGAGATGAAACATATCGAAAGTGGGCTTGCTTTCGTTGTCCAGGAGGATGTGGAGAGGTGATTCTTCTGTCTCTCAATACTTCACGGCGTCCATCATGGAAAGTTATTCTTGACTGGTTAAAGCGCCCAACGCTTGACCCATCTGTGCGACAGCTTAATGAATGCAAATGCCATTTTTGGGTACGGAAAGGTCGGGTTGAATGGTGTGAAGACTCTGGACTATCCTTGGGTATATCCGGCACTGATAATAACACTGGTTAG
- a CDS encoding NACHT domain-containing protein: MIPIPLDAIIGAITDIVSPTAFIKDKLQRNETVIKLLKKFNLDPDHPPSDFSGVYAYALVEYGVGKPKPILSLFRQQEIQKIFRKALDQNNPAILLKEGEAFLDGYALGDEIRELGIDAHREFAAFATVFIEVAKRSRTPAEVLTNQQIGSLHKRIENIQQRLDRLPTLEGIRTEMARLAVQDYPALPAASPSTQNNCRAFVLAQQMRGWFETLGYRFERYEVWEDTYFEWIINIPVRRNRYDRILLRGIEGEAGLRDVAALRQSVEEQRTDEGWLVTARRISRAARDEVEKEENEYLGCYTFDELLDQDADFSGYLDWLEAEVKRRDIEKKYVPLACTKEEFDPVTKRRLAVSRYDERDGWIDGYIDLWLDDPVKEHISILGEFGTGKTWFAFHYAWTALQRYRDAQKRGLERPRLPLVIPLRDYAKAVSVESLFSEFFFRKHKLPIPHYEAFEQLNRMGKLLLIFDGFDEMAAKVDRQAMINNFWELAKVVVPGAKVILTCRTEHFPEAQEGRALLNAELQASTAALTGETPQFEVLELEKFNDEQIRQVLSLQAQAATVEQVMGNAQLLDLARRPVMTELILEALPDIEAGKPVDMSRIYLYAVRRKMERDIRAERTFTSLADKLYFLCELSWEMLSTDQMSLNYRLFPERIRRLFGSVVREEKDLDHWHFDMMGQTMLIRNSEGDYTPAHRSLLEFFVAYKFAAQLGALADDFTELAQAQSHLDEGATLSNYTWSSYFSRQMDEAGQIVPIPPLKAFVSESLEQLRQSFGQAPLTKAVMDLIVPMLEPLQPREEQESPLLEILEATRGKTEDEVGYVGGNAATLLVKVDRGALEGRSLSRAVILGADFTEASLRRVNFAEANLADSVFPKVFGSVFSVAFSPDGKLFATGDANCEISLWQLADGKQILCCKGHTDWVRSVIFSFDGTVLASASFDQTVKLWDILTGECLTTLQGHTNRVNSVAISPDGTTLASGSDDQTIKLWDISTGECLKTLQEHTESVESVAISSDGTTLASGSSDKTVKLWNIRTGECVKTLQGHTDWVRSVAISPDSTTLASCGSDQTIKLWDISTGEYLKTLQGHTDQIRSVVFSSNGTILASGGSDRTVRLWDISTGECLQTLQRHSKRVRSVAISPDGTTLISGSDDQTVKLWDTLTGECVKILQGYVSAVRSMAISPDGTTLASGSEDHTVKLWDIRTGACLKIFQGHTSRVNSVAISPDGTILASGGYDKIVELRDILTGEYLKALQGHSKCVNSVAITPDATILVSGSADLTIKLWDIRTGKCLNTLQGHTDWVWSVAISSDGKTLVSSSYDKTVKLWDIDTGNCLKTLQGHTRMVNALAISSDSTILASGSYDQTVRLWDICTGECLNTLQGHTNTVRSVAFNPDGKTLVSGSDDQTVRLWDVRTGECLKTFQGHTSWVSSVAFNPNGKTFISGSWDETIKLWNVLTGECIKTLKDRPYEDMNITGVTGLTEVEKAMLKALGAVEDGAS; encoded by the coding sequence GTGATACCCATTCCCCTCGACGCAATAATTGGCGCAATTACCGATATCGTCAGTCCTACTGCTTTTATAAAGGACAAGCTCCAGCGCAATGAGACAGTCATCAAATTATTAAAAAAATTTAACCTCGACCCCGACCATCCCCCATCAGATTTCAGTGGCGTTTACGCTTATGCCCTGGTAGAATACGGCGTTGGCAAACCCAAGCCAATCCTCTCTCTTTTCCGGCAACAAGAGATTCAAAAGATTTTCCGCAAAGCTTTAGACCAAAATAATCCTGCAATTCTCCTCAAAGAAGGCGAAGCGTTTCTGGATGGGTATGCTTTGGGGGATGAAATCCGAGAACTGGGAATTGACGCCCACAGAGAGTTCGCGGCGTTTGCCACCGTGTTTATTGAGGTGGCTAAGCGATCGCGCACACCCGCAGAAGTTCTCACTAACCAGCAGATAGGCTCCTTACATAAAAGGATAGAAAATATTCAACAACGCCTCGACAGGCTCCCGACACTAGAGGGAATTCGGACAGAGATGGCGCGATTGGCGGTACAGGATTACCCAGCACTGCCAGCAGCGTCCCCTTCAACCCAAAACAATTGCAGGGCATTTGTATTAGCTCAGCAGATGAGAGGTTGGTTTGAAACCTTGGGCTATCGCTTTGAGCGGTATGAGGTTTGGGAAGATACCTATTTTGAGTGGATTATCAACATCCCAGTACGGCGGAATCGGTACGATCGCATTCTTTTGCGGGGCATTGAGGGAGAGGCAGGACTCAGGGATGTGGCGGCGTTGCGCCAGTCAGTAGAGGAGCAACGAACCGATGAAGGATGGTTAGTGACGGCACGGCGCATTTCACGGGCAGCACGGGATGAAGTCGAGAAGGAGGAAAATGAGTACCTGGGTTGCTATACCTTCGATGAACTGCTCGATCAGGATGCTGACTTCAGTGGCTATCTCGACTGGTTGGAAGCAGAGGTCAAACGCCGGGACATTGAGAAAAAGTATGTTCCGCTTGCCTGCACGAAAGAAGAGTTTGACCCTGTTACCAAGCGCAGGTTAGCAGTCAGTCGCTACGACGAACGCGACGGTTGGATTGACGGTTACATCGACCTCTGGCTTGATGACCCAGTTAAAGAGCATATCTCAATTTTGGGAGAATTCGGCACGGGCAAGACGTGGTTCGCCTTCCACTATGCTTGGACAGCACTGCAACGCTATCGCGATGCTCAAAAACGTGGGCTTGAACGTCCTCGTCTACCTTTAGTTATCCCCCTGCGCGACTATGCCAAGGCGGTAAGTGTTGAGTCTCTATTTTCCGAATTCTTCTTTCGCAAGCATAAGCTACCTATACCTCACTACGAAGCTTTTGAGCAACTCAACCGCATGGGTAAGCTGCTGCTGATTTTCGATGGTTTTGACGAGATGGCAGCTAAGGTCGATCGCCAAGCAATGATTAACAACTTTTGGGAGTTGGCGAAGGTGGTAGTGCCGGGGGCTAAGGTAATTTTGACCTGTCGCACGGAACATTTTCCAGAAGCACAAGAAGGAAGGGCGCTGCTCAATGCCGAATTGCAAGCTTCGACGGCTGCTCTAACAGGTGAAACACCTCAGTTTGAGGTGCTGGAATTGGAGAAATTCAACGACGAGCAAATCCGTCAGGTGTTGTCGTTGCAAGCTCAAGCCGCGACAGTCGAGCAGGTGATGGGGAATGCTCAATTGTTGGATTTGGCGCGTCGTCCGGTAATGACGGAGTTAATTTTAGAAGCGCTGCCGGATATCGAGGCAGGAAAACCTGTGGATATGTCGCGGATTTACCTGTATGCGGTGCGGCGCAAGATGGAGCGGGACATTAGGGCGGAGCGGACGTTTACTTCGCTGGCAGATAAGCTTTACTTTTTGTGCGAGCTTTCCTGGGAGATGCTGTCAACTGACCAGATGAGTCTCAATTATCGCCTTTTCCCTGAACGTATTCGCCGCCTCTTCGGTTCGGTTGTGCGGGAAGAGAAGGATTTAGACCACTGGCACTTCGACATGATGGGTCAGACGATGCTCATCCGCAATTCTGAGGGTGACTATACTCCAGCACATCGCTCGCTGTTGGAGTTCTTTGTTGCCTACAAGTTCGCGGCCCAACTGGGGGCGTTGGCTGATGATTTTACGGAGTTGGCTCAAGCACAGTCGCATCTGGATGAAGGTGCTACGCTCTCAAATTACACTTGGTCTTCTTATTTCAGTCGTCAGATGGATGAGGCGGGACAGATTGTGCCGATTCCGCCTCTGAAGGCTTTCGTTAGTGAATCTCTAGAGCAGCTTCGCCAGAGTTTTGGACAAGCACCACTGACAAAGGCAGTGATGGATTTAATTGTGCCAATGTTGGAACCCCTCCAACCAAGGGAGGAGCAAGAGTCTCCCTTATTGGAAATTCTGGAAGCGACACGGGGCAAAACTGAAGATGAGGTGGGCTATGTCGGGGGGAATGCGGCGACGCTGCTGGTGAAGGTTGATAGGGGTGCGCTCGAAGGGAGATCTCTCAGCCGTGCTGTGATTCTGGGCGCTGATTTTACCGAGGCAAGTCTGCGTCGTGTCAATTTTGCTGAGGCAAATCTGGCTGATTCTGTTTTTCCCAAAGTCTTTGGTTCAGTTTTCTCAGTGGCATTTAGCCCAGATGGCAAGCTATTTGCTACAGGCGATGCTAATTGTGAAATCAGCTTATGGCAACTTGCAGATGGTAAACAGATTTTGTGCTGTAAAGGGCATACCGACTGGGTACGCTCAGTAATCTTTAGTTTCGATGGTACAGTCCTAGCCAGCGCTAGTTTTGACCAAACAGTTAAGCTATGGGATATCCTCACGGGCGAATGCTTGACAACATTGCAGGGACATACCAATCGAGTAAATTCTGTAGCAATTAGTCCTGATGGTACTACCCTAGCCAGTGGCAGTGATGACCAAACCATAAAGCTATGGGATATCAGCACGGGAGAGTGTCTGAAAACCTTACAGGAACATACTGAATCAGTAGAGTCAGTAGCAATCAGTTCTGATGGTACTACCCTAGCCAGTGGCAGTAGTGACAAGACCGTAAAACTATGGAATATCCGTACTGGTGAATGTGTCAAAACCTTACAGGGACATACCGACTGGGTACGGTCAGTAGCAATCAGTCCTGACAGTACAACCCTAGCTAGTTGTGGCAGTGACCAAACTATAAAGTTATGGGATATCAGTACTGGGGAATACTTAAAAACCTTACAAGGACATACTGATCAGATACGGTCAGTGGTTTTCAGCTCCAACGGTACAATTCTAGCCAGTGGCGGTAGTGACCGAACTGTAAGATTATGGGACATTAGCACTGGCGAATGCTTGCAAACCTTACAGAGACATTCTAAACGGGTACGGTCAGTGGCAATTAGTCCTGACGGTACAACCCTAATTAGTGGCAGCGATGACCAAACAGTCAAGTTATGGGACACGCTCACTGGGGAATGTGTAAAAATTTTGCAGGGTTATGTCAGTGCAGTACGGTCAATGGCAATCAGTCCCGACGGTACAACCTTAGCCAGTGGCAGCGAAGACCATACAGTCAAGCTATGGGATATTCGCACCGGAGCATGTCTAAAAATCTTCCAGGGGCATACCAGTAGGGTAAATTCAGTAGCAATCAGTCCCGACGGTACAATCCTAGCCAGTGGTGGCTACGACAAAATAGTGGAGCTACGCGATATCCTCACAGGAGAATACCTGAAAGCCTTGCAAGGGCATAGCAAATGCGTAAATTCAGTGGCAATCACTCCTGACGCTACAATCCTAGTCAGTGGCAGTGCTGACCTAACAATCAAGCTATGGGATATCCGCACGGGGAAATGTCTGAACACTTTGCAAGGACATACCGACTGGGTATGGTCAGTAGCAATCAGTTCCGACGGTAAAACTTTAGTTAGTAGTAGTTATGACAAAACTGTGAAGTTATGGGATATCGACACAGGAAACTGCCTTAAAACGCTGCAAGGGCATACCCGTATGGTAAACGCCTTGGCAATCAGCTCCGACAGTACCATCCTAGCTAGTGGCAGTTATGACCAAACGGTGAGACTATGGGATATCTGCACAGGTGAATGCCTGAACACCTTGCAGGGACACACCAACACAGTAAGGTCAGTTGCTTTCAATCCGGATGGTAAAACGCTTGTCAGTGGCAGTGATGACCAAACAGTGAGGTTATGGGATGTTCGCACTGGGGAATGCCTCAAAACTTTCCAGGGACATACAAGTTGGGTATCGTCAGTTGCCTTCAATCCCAATGGTAAAACGTTTATCAGTGGTAGCTGGGACGAGACAATTAAGCTTTGGAATGTCTTGACAGGCGAATGCATAAAAACTCTGAAAGACAGACCCTATGAGGACATGAATATCACGGGCGTTACGGGTTTAACGGAAGTTGAGAAAGCCATGCTCAAAGCTTTAGGGGCAGTAGAAGATGGGGCTTCGTAG
- a CDS encoding ThiF family adenylyltransferase codes for MTSYVSLTLQERHLHKLKDRLLHQDGRERAAYLICGEVFIPSDPWNGRSHRQYLSFDILPIPEEEIVSRSSQHITWKTDSFVRALKLAQAKGMTVALIHSHPGGFATFSDQDDINEPDLVELAQNRNGETTRLLSVVLTSEGDLVGRCWVNPEEYEPLALICSIGNRIQLHYPGRGEGVPSPVFHRQSLAFGKALTQDLSILRVGLVGCGGTGSAVAMLLPKLGVRQIALFDKDVVEESNLNRLHGATWADVQEQRPKVEVIERSIAALGIGIQVKSYQAWIGDPECRDALKSCDIVFSCTDDHAGRLLLNRFAYYYLTPVFDMGLAIEVSSSDPPEIQALDGRVTTLLPECTCLLCREVINPVIARDETLKREQPDEYERRKAEAYVLGEGNPSPAVVLFTTDVAIMALEEMVHRFQGFRGEEGAVAQRVRKYHLLTDRRQGARVNEYCPVCSTDECWGRGDVEPFLDQV; via the coding sequence ATGACCAGTTACGTGAGTCTGACCTTACAGGAACGCCACTTACATAAGCTGAAAGACAGGTTGCTCCACCAGGATGGACGGGAACGAGCAGCCTATCTGATATGTGGTGAAGTGTTCATTCCATCAGATCCGTGGAATGGTCGTTCTCATCGGCAATACCTGTCTTTCGATATCCTACCGATCCCGGAAGAAGAGATAGTCTCACGTTCATCCCAGCACATCACTTGGAAGACTGACTCATTTGTCCGAGCGTTAAAACTTGCTCAAGCAAAAGGGATGACAGTTGCACTTATCCATAGTCATCCTGGTGGTTTTGCTACCTTCTCTGATCAGGACGACATCAATGAACCTGATTTGGTGGAGCTGGCTCAAAATCGAAACGGAGAAACGACGAGGCTTCTTAGCGTCGTTTTGACTTCAGAGGGAGATTTGGTTGGGCGTTGCTGGGTAAACCCCGAAGAGTACGAGCCACTGGCTCTCATCTGCTCTATTGGCAATAGGATTCAGCTTCATTACCCAGGTCGAGGAGAAGGAGTACCATCTCCAGTTTTCCACCGACAATCCCTTGCGTTTGGCAAGGCACTGACACAAGACCTATCCATATTGCGGGTAGGTCTTGTTGGTTGTGGTGGAACAGGCAGTGCAGTGGCGATGTTATTGCCAAAGTTAGGAGTGCGACAGATTGCTCTGTTCGATAAGGACGTTGTAGAGGAAAGCAACTTAAATCGACTGCATGGTGCGACATGGGCTGATGTTCAAGAGCAGCGTCCTAAAGTAGAGGTTATTGAGCGATCGATTGCTGCACTAGGAATAGGTATTCAGGTGAAGAGCTATCAAGCTTGGATAGGTGATCCAGAGTGCCGGGACGCTTTGAAGTCCTGCGATATCGTATTTAGCTGCACAGACGATCACGCAGGGCGCTTGCTATTGAACCGTTTTGCTTACTACTACCTTACACCAGTCTTTGATATGGGGTTAGCGATTGAGGTTTCCTCTTCAGATCCCCCAGAAATACAAGCTTTAGATGGCAGAGTGACAACGCTTTTACCAGAATGTACGTGTTTACTCTGTCGTGAAGTGATTAATCCAGTTATCGCGCGTGATGAGACATTGAAGCGTGAGCAGCCCGATGAGTATGAGCGCCGGAAAGCCGAGGCGTATGTCTTAGGTGAAGGCAATCCGAGTCCAGCAGTGGTTCTCTTCACAACGGATGTGGCGATTATGGCGCTTGAGGAGATGGTTCACCGTTTTCAAGGATTTCGCGGAGAAGAGGGGGCTGTGGCTCAACGAGTTAGAAAGTATCACCTTCTGACGGATCGACGACAAGGTGCTCGTGTTAACGAGTATTGTCCAGTATGCAGCACAGATGAGTGCTGGGGTAGAGGAGATGTTGAACCATTTCTCGATCAAGTATAA